A single genomic interval of Camelus bactrianus isolate YW-2024 breed Bactrian camel chromosome 15, ASM4877302v1, whole genome shotgun sequence harbors:
- the CCDC121 gene encoding coiled-coil domain-containing protein 121 encodes MSVTTRMGAQLGTASRKWRHWLSDCRGPPNEPLIVVGQGLLRKTPGWLDERGPWGPQSTNGKRVRFPVCLQGAGNRVAGEATPRARPAAKDVKQLTAGRSSTWAGYNPWSRWAARRPVELSREKLGKRVTWGSYFCFSPAFGSRACSRAVSPKPSYRDLWEERLAAELIKLAEDSSNPLQPDVSFVYNFLNQEKLTKAEKRFKEKAMVEMMKLDKQIKEFQVRLEPLVEQTRQLLTEKAHVQEENQFFLEYMTKHTEEAKQRAEKLWNYCLQQSREIEQTRQKLASKYVEKNSALKTEFLQKANILSNLNQQLHRMRDVFIIKEKQEKEIQTLQEEIKKTPAETAAKKEAMLVQFLQEKASLAAQLSELDARRVGKRPTNGIQALEKAAKQYTLDFHSSVNRQNQRLQKEIPQLIQKYRKLEATQSHIKKKKQQLQQEQWYLECLSRGRQRLQERRNLCPNGQGTPKDHTEPCPRHQIKDASRVIPKITLTRSGLEQGFLGAT; translated from the exons ATGTCCGTGACGACCCGGATGGGGGCCCAATTGGGAACAGCGTCTAGGAAGTGGAGGCACTGGCTGAGTGACTGCAGGGGGCCTCCCAATGAGCCGCTCATCGTTGTCGGGCAGGGCCTGCTGCGAAAGACCCCGGGCTGGCTGGACGAGAGGGGACCCTGGGGCCCCCAGAGTACGAACGGGAAGAGAGTGCGTTTTCCTGTCTGCCTCCAGGGAGCGGGAAACAGAGTAGCCGGAGAAGCGACCCCTAGGGCTCGGCCAGCAGCCAAGGATGTTAAGCAGCTCACGGCGGGACGGTCCTCGACCTGGGCGGGGTACAACCCCTGGAGTCGCTGGGCCGCGCGGAGGCCTGTGGAGCTCAGCCGGGAGAAACTGGGAAAACGCGTCACATGGGGAAGCTATTTCTGCTTCTCGCCAGCCTTCGGCTCTAGGGCTTGCTCCCGGGCGGTCTCCCCAAAGCCATCGTACCGTGATTTGTGGGAGGAACGTTTGGCTGCCGAGCTTATCAA GTTAGCGGAAGACTCCAGCAACCCCCTTCAACCGGATGTTAGTTTCGTATATAATTTTCTCAACCAAGAGAAGCTAACGAAGGCAGAAAAGAGGTTTAAAGAAAAGGCAATGGTGGAAATGATGAAGCTGGACAAGCAAATCAAAGAATTTCAAGTCCGGCTAGAACCCCTAGTGGAGCAAACCAGGCAGTTACTCACCGAAAAGGCACATGTTCAGGAGGAAAACCAGTTCTTTCTGGAATACATGACCAAGCACACTGAGGAGGCTAAACAGCGAGCCGAGAAGCTGTGGAACTACTGTTTACAACAAAGTAGGGAGATTGAACAAACGAGACAAAAATTAGCCTCCAAATATGTGGAAAAAAATTCAGCGCTTAAAACAGAGTTCCTACAGAAGGCAAATATCCTATCCAATCTGAATCAGCAATTGCACCGAATGAGGGACGTTTTCATAATAAAGgagaaacaggagaaagaaaTTCAGACATTACAGGAGGAGATAAAGAAAACCCCGGCTGAGACAGCTGCAAAGAAGGAGGCCATGCTGGTCCAATTCCTCCAGGAAAAAGCATCACTGGCGGCACAACTGAGTGAGCTAGACGCCAGGCGAGTGGGAAAGAGACCAACAAATGGGATTCAGGCCTTGGAGAAGGCAGCAAAGCAGTACACTTTGGACTTCCACAGTAGTGTCAACAGACAGAACCAGCGGTTACAGAAGGAAATTCCACAGCTAATTCAGAAATACCGGAAGTTGGAGGCTACTCAGAgccatataaaaaagaaaaagcagcagctgcagcaggagcAGTGGTACCTGGAGTGCTTAAGCCGCGGGAGGCAACGGCTGCAAGAAAGGCGTAATCTGTGCCCAAATGGACAGGGTACTCCCAAAGACCACACTGAACCCTGCCCTAGGCACCAAATCAAGGATGCTTCCAGAGTAATTCCTAAAATAACTCTGACTAGGTCCGGACTGGAGCAAGGGTTCTTAGGTGCTACCTAA